The genome window CACGGCGGAACCCTCGGCATGACCATCGGCCAGCGCCGCGGACTCCACCTCGGCGTGCCTGCAGCGGATGGGAAGCCGCGCTTCGTCCTCGACATCGAGCCCGTCTCGGGCACGGTCACCGTCGGGCCGCGCGAGCACCTCGCCGTCTCGCACATCTCGGGCATCCGCCCCCTCTGGGCCGGCGCCTCTCCAGCCGGCGGCGTCCCCACCGAGTGCACCGTCCAGCTCCGCGCGCACGGCGACGAGCACCGCGCCGTCGTGACCGTCGGTGTCGATGGCGTCGAGATCGAGCTGCTCGACCCGGCGTACGGCATCGCCCCGGGGCAGGCGGCGGTCATCTACGACGGCACCCGTGTCGTCGGCTCCTGCACGATCGCCTCGACGGTCCGGGTCACCGGATGATGGACGTCCGTCCCGCGGCGTGGCCACAACGGCACATTTGTGGGGTTACGCGCCGCGTGCCCGCCGATGCGCCGGCGCGCAACCGTGCATTTGTGGGGTTGTGGCGATGATCGCGACGGGCATCGGGTCGATGCCCGGCGAGGACTTCGCCGAAGCCCAGCGCATCGTGCTCGGCGAGCTTGCGGAGCCCGTCGGCCTGCCGTACGTCGTCGAGCTGCCCGTCCGCGGAGCCGGTGCCACGATGATCGGTCGCACGCTGTCCCTGCTCCCGCTCGACGCCGACCTCCAGCCCGCCGGCTGGAGACTGACCGGCACCGACGGGTCGGCCGGCCTCGACCAGCGACGTGCGCGCTCGCTGCTCGCGCAGGACCTCGACACGGTCGAGGAGCTGACGCAGGGCTATCAGGGTGCCTTCAAAGCCCAGCTGGCCGGGCCGTGGACGCTGGCGGCCACGGTCGAGCGGCCCCGCGGCGACAAGCTGCTGGCCGACCACGGTGCCCGCCGCGAGCTGGCGCAGGCCCTCGCCGAGGCCGCACGCGACCATGTCCGCGAGCTGCGTCGCCGCATCAGCGGAGCAACACGGCTGATCATCCAGGTCGACGAGCCGGCGCTGGCTGCGGTGCTCGACGCCCAGGTGCCGACGGCCAGCGGGTTCGGCAGGCACCGTCGGATCGACATCCCTGAGGCGTCGGACCTTCTGGCCAGCGTCCTCGCTGCGATCGCGGACGAGGGTGCCGAGCCGTGGGTGCACTCATGTGCTCCGGGCGTGCCATGGGGCCTGGTCCGCGGAGCCGGAGCGGCCACGCTGAGCGCCGACTGCGCGATGCTCCGCGCTGCGGATCTCGACGAGCTCGGCGAGGCACTCGACGCAGGCGTGGGAGTCGCGCTGGGCGTCGTACCGGCGACCGGTGAGCTGACCGGGGACAAGCAGGTCACGGAGCGGGGCCTGCGCTGGTTGGACATGCTCGGTCTCGACCCCGAGGAGGTCGGCGAGAGGCTCGTGATCACGCCGTCGTGCGGCCTCGCCGGCGCTCCGGACGCCCGGGCCGCGCTGGCCCTCGCGCGCACCAGCGCCGCGTCGCTGAACGGTTGAGAATCAGCCCTTGAAAGGGGCTTCAACCGGTGCTATTTCAGGAGGTGAGCGACCAGACAGGTCGCGACAACCCATTCCTATTGGAGGTGAACCATGTTGATGAGGACCGACCCGTTCCGAGACTTCGACAGGCTTGCCCGCGAGGTCCTCGGGAATGGCACGAGCACCAGGCCGGCGGTCATGCCGATCGACGCCTGGCGCGAAGGGGAGAAGCTGATCGTCGAGTTCGACCTGCCCGGCATCGCGCCGGACACGCTCGACGTCGACGTGGAGCGCAACGTCCTGACGGTGAAGGCGGAGCGCCCGGCGCGCAACGGTGACTGGGAGATGCTGGCGTCGGAGCGTCCGACCGGCCTCTTCAGCCGCCAGCTCGTCCTCGGCGACAACCTCGACCTCGAGCAGGTCGACGCCCATTACGAGCACGGCGTCCTGCGCCTGTCCATCCCCGTCGCAGAGCGCGCCCGCCCGCGCAAGATCTCCGTTCGCACGGCGGACGGCACGACGCTGACCGCCCCGGGTGAGCCCGAGGCCATCAGCGCCTGAATCCCTCCCTGTCCGTCGGGTACCTCCTTGTGGAGAGCACTCTCACCACAAGGAGGTACCCATGTCCCACCTGAGCGGCACCAAGATCGCCATCATCGCCACCGACTTCTTCGAGGAGCCCGAGCTGCTGGTCCCGCGCGACAGGCTGCGTGAGGCCGGAGCCGAGGTCAGGGTCTACTCGGCCAGCGGCGAGGCCATCCAGGCAGTCCAGGGCGACACCGACAAGTCCCAGAAGGTCGAGGTGGACGGCTCGTTGGCCGACCTCGACGTGACCGCCGTCGATGCGGTGGTCGTGCCCGGCGGCACCGTCAACGCCGATCATCTCCGGCTGGAGGAGGAGGCGCAGCGCATCGTCCGTGAGGCCGACGGTGCGGGCAAGCCGATCGCCGTGATCTGCCACGGCCCGTGGCTCCTGGTCAATGCGGGACTCGCGAAGGGCCGCCGCCTCACCAGTTGGCCGAGCCTCGAGCAGGATCTGCGCAACGCCGGCGCCGAGTGGGTCGATGAGGAGGTCGTCGTGGACGGCAACCTGATCACCAGTCGCAAGCCCGACGACCTGCCCGCCTTCGTCTCCGCGATCGAGGAGAAGTTGACTCCCGCGCACGTCTGAATCCCTGTCGACGTACGACGACGGCGGCCGCCCCGATCGGGGCGGCCGCCGCGTGGTGTTGCTGGGTCAGTCGTCAGCCGACGGACGACGCTTCGCGCCGTTGCTCGTGCGCTCGCGGCATGAGCTCGCAAGCGGCTCGGCCGCTCACTTACATCGCATGCACACCCTCGGGGCCGTCGGTGGCGAGTTCGGAGTGCTTCACGTTGAGGAAGACCCAGATGAGCGCCGAGGCGACGAGCATCATGACCGCGCCGACGAGGAACGCGTGGGTGGCGCCCTCGGGGAAGCTGCCCTGGTAGACGGCAGCCTGCAGGACGGTCATGTCGGAGCCGGGGACGGGGGCCGAGCCCTTGTCGCCGAGTGCCTGCGCCAGCGGGCCGGCGATCTTGTCCGAGGTGCCGTTGAAGTAGTGCAGCGCCACGGTGGAGAGGGCCGCGACGCCGATGGCGCCACCGACCTGCTGCATCGTGTTGAGCACGCCCGAGCCGATGCCCGAGTCGTGGTCGGAGATGTGGTGCATCGCCGTCTGCATCATCGGCACGAAGACCATGCCCATACCGATCGCCATGGCGACGATCCACGGGAACAGGTGACCCCAGTAGCTGATGTCGTGGCCTACCGGCTGGTTGGCGCCGATCGCCTTGAGCACGTCGGCGGCCGAGTCGTGGACCGGGACCTGGGAGTACATGTAGAGCGAGAAGGTGGCGATCAGCGTGCCGACGCCGGCGAGGTAGCGCGGGTCGATGCGGCTCACCAGGTTGGAGGAGAGGCCCGCGCCGATCACGATGCCGACCGAGAACGGCAGGAATGCGAAGCCGGCGTGGAGTGAGCTGTAGCCCATGATCAGCTGGATGAACTGGCTGAGGTAGAAGAACATCGCCATCATCGCGGCGGGAGCGATCATCATCGCGATGAAGCTGGTGACGCGGGTGCGGTCGGCGAAGATGCGCATCGGCAGCAGCGGGTGCTCAACGCGGGACTCGATGAGGACGAAGACGGCGAGCAGCACGACGCCCGCGCCGAGCGAGGCGAGGGTCTGCCAGTTGCCCCATCCGTAGGCCTCCTCACCGGCACGGGAGAGGCCGAAGACGATGCCGAGCAGGCCGAGCGTGCCGGTGACGGCACCCGGGATGTCGAGCTCGCCGTGGTGCTTCTCGGACTCTGCCAGGACGCGCGGCGCGAGGAGGGCGGCGATGATGCCGATCGGGACGTTGATGAGGAAGGTCAGGCGCCATCCGTCGACGTCGAGGCCGAAGACCGAGTCCAGGCCGGTCAGCCAGCCGCCGAGGATGAGGCCGATGGCGGCCCCGACCCCGGACATGGTGGCGTAGGCACCCATCGCGCGGGCACGCTGCGGGCCGGCCGGGAACGTGGTGGCGATGAGCGCGAGCGCAGCCGGAGCGGCGAGCGCAGCGCCGACGCCCTGCAGGCCACGGGCGCCGAGGAGGAGGCCCTCGTTCTGCGCCAGGCCGCCGAGGAGGGAGGCGACGGCGAAGATCGAGAGACCCGACATGAACATGAGGCGGCGGCCGTAGAGGTCACCGAGGCGGCCGCCGAGGAGCAGCAGGCCGCCGAAGGCCAGGGCGTAGCCGGTGACGATCCAGGTGAGGTTGGCCTGGGAGATCTTGAGATCGGTGCCGATGTAGGGCAGCGCGATGTTCGCGATGGTGCCGTCGAGGACGACCATCAGCTGCGCGACGCAGATGAGGACGAGCGCCCAGCCGAGGTGGCGGCTGCCGCCCTCGGGTGGTGCGGTGTCCCCGGTGAGGGGGGCGGTGGTGGTCATTTCTTCTCCTTGGTGGCGGAAGGGTGGGCGAAGGCGAGCTCCCTCTTGAGGACGCTCGGCTTGAGTGCTGCGGGGAGGATGATCTGATCGATCACCT of Nocardioides sp. Kera G14 contains these proteins:
- a CDS encoding methionine synthase; translation: MIATGIGSMPGEDFAEAQRIVLGELAEPVGLPYVVELPVRGAGATMIGRTLSLLPLDADLQPAGWRLTGTDGSAGLDQRRARSLLAQDLDTVEELTQGYQGAFKAQLAGPWTLAATVERPRGDKLLADHGARRELAQALAEAARDHVRELRRRISGATRLIIQVDEPALAAVLDAQVPTASGFGRHRRIDIPEASDLLASVLAAIADEGAEPWVHSCAPGVPWGLVRGAGAATLSADCAMLRAADLDELGEALDAGVGVALGVVPATGELTGDKQVTERGLRWLDMLGLDPEEVGERLVITPSCGLAGAPDARAALALARTSAASLNG
- a CDS encoding Hsp20/alpha crystallin family protein, which translates into the protein MLMRTDPFRDFDRLAREVLGNGTSTRPAVMPIDAWREGEKLIVEFDLPGIAPDTLDVDVERNVLTVKAERPARNGDWEMLASERPTGLFSRQLVLGDNLDLEQVDAHYEHGVLRLSIPVAERARPRKISVRTADGTTLTAPGEPEAISA
- a CDS encoding type 1 glutamine amidotransferase domain-containing protein, yielding MSHLSGTKIAIIATDFFEEPELLVPRDRLREAGAEVRVYSASGEAIQAVQGDTDKSQKVEVDGSLADLDVTAVDAVVVPGGTVNADHLRLEEEAQRIVREADGAGKPIAVICHGPWLLVNAGLAKGRRLTSWPSLEQDLRNAGAEWVDEEVVVDGNLITSRKPDDLPAFVSAIEEKLTPAHV
- a CDS encoding MFS transporter produces the protein MTTTAPLTGDTAPPEGGSRHLGWALVLICVAQLMVVLDGTIANIALPYIGTDLKISQANLTWIVTGYALAFGGLLLLGGRLGDLYGRRLMFMSGLSIFAVASLLGGLAQNEGLLLGARGLQGVGAALAAPAALALIATTFPAGPQRARAMGAYATMSGVGAAIGLILGGWLTGLDSVFGLDVDGWRLTFLINVPIGIIAALLAPRVLAESEKHHGELDIPGAVTGTLGLLGIVFGLSRAGEEAYGWGNWQTLASLGAGVVLLAVFVLIESRVEHPLLPMRIFADRTRVTSFIAMMIAPAAMMAMFFYLSQFIQLIMGYSSLHAGFAFLPFSVGIVIGAGLSSNLVSRIDPRYLAGVGTLIATFSLYMYSQVPVHDSAADVLKAIGANQPVGHDISYWGHLFPWIVAMAIGMGMVFVPMMQTAMHHISDHDSGIGSGVLNTMQQVGGAIGVAALSTVALHYFNGTSDKIAGPLAQALGDKGSAPVPGSDMTVLQAAVYQGSFPEGATHAFLVGAVMMLVASALIWVFLNVKHSELATDGPEGVHAM